One genomic region from Thermoanaerobaculia bacterium encodes:
- a CDS encoding phosphatase PAP2 family protein, which translates to MRIAPAISRLQELELGLCLRLSQAQRRRSALHFFRAVSKAGDGLVWFALAGLLPLLAGAAALPTVRRMAAVGIAATLVSKALKVLTGRARPFRAHTGVLLGAAPLDRYSFPSGHTLHAVAFSIVVLATYGLLAWILVPFTLAVALSRVVLGLHYPTDVAAGAAVGALLAFVTLALG; encoded by the coding sequence ATGCGCATCGCGCCCGCCATCTCACGCCTGCAGGAGCTCGAACTGGGGCTCTGTCTGCGCCTTTCGCAGGCCCAGCGGCGGCGAAGCGCGCTGCACTTCTTCCGCGCCGTGTCGAAGGCCGGCGACGGTCTCGTCTGGTTCGCGCTCGCCGGGCTCCTGCCGCTGCTCGCCGGCGCGGCCGCGCTCCCCACCGTGCGGCGCATGGCGGCGGTCGGCATCGCCGCGACGCTGGTCTCGAAAGCCCTGAAGGTGCTCACCGGCCGAGCGCGACCGTTTCGCGCCCACACCGGGGTGCTCCTCGGCGCGGCGCCGCTCGACCGCTACAGCTTCCCCTCCGGCCACACGCTCCACGCCGTCGCCTTCTCGATCGTCGTGCTCGCGACCTACGGCCTCCTCGCCTGGATCCTGGTGCCGTTCACGCTCGCGGTCGCGCTCTCGCGCGTCGTCCTCGGGCTGCACTATCCGACCGACGTCGCGGCCGGCGCCGCCGTCGGCGCTCTTCTCGCGTTCGTCACGCTGGCGCTCGGCTGA